One Spinacia oleracea cultivar Varoflay chromosome 4, BTI_SOV_V1, whole genome shotgun sequence DNA segment encodes these proteins:
- the LOC110796397 gene encoding uncharacterized protein gives MASRKLKPYFQAHPIKVLTSQPIRKIIEGRNHSSRMTDWADQLADFGLEYEPRRAIKAQALADFIAECTNRPEQSLDATPWVLYVDRSSSMSGSEAGILVISPSGERFKYAVKFDFNASNNEAEYEALILGLELCQVAGANTIHAFSDSQLIVRQMTGEYEAKEDSMRMYLNKDKNMSTTLAEFKIQHVLRGENTQADALARMASSVEGLAPRTIMWEVLKEPSINMLAVNYLDRSNTWMDQIVAYNRSHQLPEDEKEASQVKKHAEWFVWYEDNLYKKSYTHPLLRCITPEDGDYVLREIHQRGMWKPPRVSNHRWKSTQSRVLLANPPSRRREASPSLQKVSKVCSSPTPTFQQTHSHHCYITLRSVGHGPPRPFPCCHMAKEIFLVAIDYFTKWIKAEPLAFIIDKQI, from the coding sequence ATGGCTAGTAGGAAACTCAAGCCCTACTTCCAAGCACACCCCATCAAGGTCCTTACAAGTCAGCCAATTCGGAAGATCATAGAGGGGAGAAATCACTCAAGCAGAATGACTGACTGGGCCGATCAACTCGCCGATTTCGGATTAGAGTACGAGCCAAGAAGAGCAATCAaagcccaagccttggctgatTTCATTGCCGAGTGTACAAACCGCCCTGAGCAAAGTCTCGATGCCACACCTTGGGTCCTATATGTGGACCGGTCCTCCTCGATGTCAGGTAGTGAAGCAGGTATCCTCGTCATATCTCCCTCGGGGGAAAGGTTCAAATATGCTGTGAAATTCGATTTCAATGCCTCAAACAACGAAGCTGAATATGAAGCCCTCATCCTTGGCTTAGAGCTATGTCAAGTGGCTGGAGCAAACACTATCCATGCTTTCTCCGACTCCCAACTCATTGTGAGGCAAATGACCGGGGAATATGAGGCTAAGGAAGATAGCATGCGGATGTATCTAAACAAGGATAAAAACATGAGCACCACACTTGCtgaattcaaaattcaacatgtCCTAAGGGGAGAGAATACACAGGCAGATGCCTTGGCAAGAATGGCCAGCTCAGTAGAAGGACTCGCCCCTAGAACCATCATGTGGGAAGTGCTGAAGGAGCCAAGCATCAACATGCTGGCGGTCAACTACCTTGATCGATCCAACACTTGGATGGATCAGATAGTGGCTTACAACAGAAGCCATCAGCTGCCCGAGGATGAAAAAGAGGCATCCCAAGTAAAGAAACATGCTGAGTGGTTCGTGTGGTATGAAGATAACCTGTATAAGAAGTCTTACACACACCCACTCCTCAGGTGCATTACCCCCGAAGATGGTGATTATGTGTTGAGAGAAATACACCAAAGGGGTATGTGGAAGCCACCAAGGGTCTCGAACCACCGCTGGAAAAGCACTCAGAGCCGGGTTCTATTGGCCAACCCTCCAAGCAGACGTAGAGAAGCTAGTCCGTCATTGCAAAAAGTGTCAAAAGTATGCTCAAGTCCAACACCTACCTTCCAACAAACTCACAGCCATCATTGCTACATTACCCTTCGATCAGTGGGGCATGGACCTCCTAGGCCCTTTCCCTGCTGCCACATGGCAAAGGAAATTTTTTTGGTGGCcattgattacttcaccaaatggattAAAGCGGAGCCTCTTGCATTCATTATTGACAAACAGATCTAG